Proteins from one Oncorhynchus tshawytscha isolate Ot180627B linkage group LG16, Otsh_v2.0, whole genome shotgun sequence genomic window:
- the LOC112215962 gene encoding nuclear factor 7, brain, with protein sequence MATPASVLELLLDTLDSLVSSELKRFQYLLTKNMLDGWFPIPKSRLENADREDTVEKMVSAYSHEGAVKISLTILRKMGQNDLAMKLERGTLEEVPALKKTASHQKEELKSNLESLRKNQETYKSMEVHIKKQRADAERQMKEQFEKFHRFLREEEEARLVALREEEEQKGRAIASEMERILKQISSLEQDLQKDDRYKYIQNSTLPGTQQVSGVLIDMAKHLGNLQFRVWEKMKEIVQFTPVILNPNTANRWLSVSDNLTSVRFNNIGQQITDNPERFAQYAKVLGSEGFSSGKHIWEVEVGDHPEWNLGVAKETIDRKGEILASPAYGIWAILNRNGVYQSGKGEPLAFEKLKRIRVQLDFTSGEVSFYDPKDMTHIYTHKDTFAERLYPYFLVGLAGGANNPDIHICQSEVSLTVMASQ encoded by the coding sequence ATGGCAACTCCTGCTTCTGTCCTTGAGCTGCTGCTGGACACTCTGGATAGCTTGGTCTCAAGCGAGCTGAAGAGATTTCAGTATCTACTGACTAAGAACATGTTAGATGGCTGGTTTCCTATTCCTAAGAGCCGTCTGGAGAACGCTGACAGGGAGGACACCGTGGAGAAGATGGTCAGCGCCTACAGCCATGAAGGAGCAGTGAAGATCTCACTGACGATCCTGAGGAAGATGGGCCAGAATGATCTTGCTATGAAGCTGGAGAGAGGCACTCTAGAAGAGGTGCCAGCACTGAAAAAGACTGCGTCTCACCAAAAGGAAGAACTGAAATCCAATTTAGAGAGTCTTCGAAAGAATCAAGAAACGTACAAAAGCATGGAGGTCCACATTAAGAAGCAACGTGCGGACGCAGAGAGGCAGATGAAGGAGCAGTTTGAAAAGTTCCACCGGTTTCTGCGAGAGGAAGAAGAGGCCAGACTGGTTGCGctcagggaggaagaggagcagaagGGCAGGGCTATTGCCAGCGAGATGGAGAGAATTCTCAAGCAGATCTCTTCTCTTGAACAGGACCTGCAGAAAGACGACCGCTACAAATACATCCAGAACAGCACATTGCCGGGTACACAGCAGGTCTCAGGGGTGCTTATCGACATGGCCAAACACCTGGGAAACCTGCAGTTCAGAGTGTGGGAGAAGATGAAGGAGATAGTCCAATTCACTCCTGTGATTCTGAACCCCAACACTGCAAACCGCTGGCTCTCTGTGTCTGATAATCTGACCAGTGTGAGATTTAATAACATAGGTCAGCAAATCACTGACAACCCAGAGAGGTTCGCACAGTATGCCAAGGTTCTGGGCTCCGAGGGCTTCAGCTCAGGGAAGCACAtctgggaggtggaggtgggggaccATCCTGAGTGGAACCTGGGAGTAGCTAAAGAAACCATAGATAGGAAGGGGGAGATTCTTGCTTCACCAGCTTATGGAATCTGGGCTATACTGAACAGGAATGGTGTGTATCAAAGTGGAAAGGGTGAGCCCCTTGCTTTTGAGAAGCTGAAGAGGATCCGAGTGCAGCTGGACTTCACCAGTGGGGAGGTGTCCTTCTACGACCCCAAAGATATGACACACATCTATACTCATAAAGACACGTTTGCTGAGAGACTGTACCCATACTTTCTTGTTGGACTGGCTGGTGGTGCCAACAACCCTGATATACATATCTGCCAATCAGAGGTGTCTCTGACAGTAATGGCATCTCAGTGA